The Belonocnema kinseyi isolate 2016_QV_RU_SX_M_011 chromosome 10, B_treatae_v1, whole genome shotgun sequence genome has a window encoding:
- the LOC117181541 gene encoding etoposide-induced protein 2.4 homolog isoform X3: MDNITGIIKAMCRGLSDSLKGAVVLYNLDKQINEKFKKTCLKSNSRRTTNPSNHSPSMNSKEPRESTILTRTMQCCGLNGGFFLGSILILENILFPCLKYLLTIVFGHSPGMGTSLWSWIKPFLTLTFGTFWILPLFVLSRVINSFWFQDIADSAYRFRQGRPHHLPSVSILVADMLVSVLVQVLFLAQGMIVSNIPLPMVGDVLALIHMCLLYSLYSFEYKWFNMGWELHRRLTFIEGNWPYFIGFGLPLALLTNYFDSIMMRDATILPLQSDFNLSSGLVVIS; encoded by the exons ATGGATAACATAACC gGTATAATAAAAGCCATGTGCCGAGGCTTAAGCGACAGTTTGAAAGGTGCTGTAGTACTTTACAATTTGGATAAACAAATAAatgagaaatttaagaaaacttgttTGAAATCAAATTCGAGAAGAACCACGAATCCTAGCAATCATAGCCCAAGCATGAATTCCAAAGAACCACg AGAATCAACTATTCTCACACGAACGATGCAATGCTGTGGTCTCAATGGTGGATTTTTTTTAGGCAGTATTCTTATCCTCGAAAATATACTGTTcccatgtttaaaatatttattaaccatTGTATTTGGCCACTCGCCAGGCATGGGCACGAGTCTTTGGTCATGGATAAAACCATTTTTGACACTGACGTTCGGTACATTTTGGATACTACCTCTTTTTGTGCTCAGTAGGGTAATAAACAGCTTCTGGTTCCAG GACATAGCGGATAGTGCATACAGGTTTAGACAAGGTCGGCCCCATCATTTGCCTAGTGTGAGCATACTTGTGGCTGATATGTTGGTCAGTGTACTAGTTCAGGTGTTGTTTCTGGCCCAGGGTATGATCGTATCAAATATACCGCTACCAATGGTAGGTGACGTCCTTGCTCTCATCCACATGTGCCTTCTTTACTCACTTTATTCTTTCGAGTATAAATGGTTCAATATGGGTTGGGAACTGCATAGGCGACTTACATTTATCGAAGGCAACTGGCCGTATTTTATTGGATTCGGCTTGCCTCTAGCACTACTCACTAACTATTTTGACTCAATCATGATGAG ggATGCTACTATTTTACCACTACAGTCGGACTTCAATTTAAGCTCGGGTTTGGTTGTCATCAGTTAA
- the LOC117181541 gene encoding etoposide-induced protein 2.4 homolog isoform X1, which translates to MDNITGIIKAMCRGLSDSLKGAVVLYNLDKQINEKFKKTCLKSNSRRTTNPSNHSPSMNSKEPRESTILTRTMQCCGLNGGFFLGSILILENILFPCLKYLLTIVFGHSPGMGTSLWSWIKPFLTLTFGTFWILPLFVLSRVINSFWFQDIADSAYRFRQGRPHHLPSVSILVADMLVSVLVQVLFLAQGMIVSNIPLPMVGDVLALIHMCLLYSLYSFEYKWFNMGWELHRRLTFIEGNWPYFIGFGLPLALLTNYFDSIMMSGCVFSILFPLFIISGNEAEPVTGVCDYPLKLFSPVIAIANTLFTKTMGPARRP; encoded by the exons ATGGATAACATAACC gGTATAATAAAAGCCATGTGCCGAGGCTTAAGCGACAGTTTGAAAGGTGCTGTAGTACTTTACAATTTGGATAAACAAATAAatgagaaatttaagaaaacttgttTGAAATCAAATTCGAGAAGAACCACGAATCCTAGCAATCATAGCCCAAGCATGAATTCCAAAGAACCACg AGAATCAACTATTCTCACACGAACGATGCAATGCTGTGGTCTCAATGGTGGATTTTTTTTAGGCAGTATTCTTATCCTCGAAAATATACTGTTcccatgtttaaaatatttattaaccatTGTATTTGGCCACTCGCCAGGCATGGGCACGAGTCTTTGGTCATGGATAAAACCATTTTTGACACTGACGTTCGGTACATTTTGGATACTACCTCTTTTTGTGCTCAGTAGGGTAATAAACAGCTTCTGGTTCCAG GACATAGCGGATAGTGCATACAGGTTTAGACAAGGTCGGCCCCATCATTTGCCTAGTGTGAGCATACTTGTGGCTGATATGTTGGTCAGTGTACTAGTTCAGGTGTTGTTTCTGGCCCAGGGTATGATCGTATCAAATATACCGCTACCAATGGTAGGTGACGTCCTTGCTCTCATCCACATGTGCCTTCTTTACTCACTTTATTCTTTCGAGTATAAATGGTTCAATATGGGTTGGGAACTGCATAGGCGACTTACATTTATCGAAGGCAACTGGCCGTATTTTATTGGATTCGGCTTGCCTCTAGCACTACTCACTAACTATTTTGACTCAATCATGATGAG tggaTGTGTGTTTTCCATTCTATTCCCGCTGTTCATAATTAGCGGGAATGAAGCAGAGCCAGTGACTGGAGTTTG TGACTATCCTTTAAAACTATTTTCGCCTGTGATCGCAATCGCTAATACGCTTTTTACCAAAACAATGGGTCCAGCCAGGAGGCCGTGA
- the LOC117181541 gene encoding etoposide-induced protein 2.4 homolog isoform X2 encodes MCRGLSDSLKGAVVLYNLDKQINEKFKKTCLKSNSRRTTNPSNHSPSMNSKEPRESTILTRTMQCCGLNGGFFLGSILILENILFPCLKYLLTIVFGHSPGMGTSLWSWIKPFLTLTFGTFWILPLFVLSRVINSFWFQDIADSAYRFRQGRPHHLPSVSILVADMLVSVLVQVLFLAQGMIVSNIPLPMVGDVLALIHMCLLYSLYSFEYKWFNMGWELHRRLTFIEGNWPYFIGFGLPLALLTNYFDSIMMSGCVFSILFPLFIISGNEAEPVTGVCDYPLKLFSPVIAIANTLFTKTMGPARRP; translated from the exons ATGTGCCGAGGCTTAAGCGACAGTTTGAAAGGTGCTGTAGTACTTTACAATTTGGATAAACAAATAAatgagaaatttaagaaaacttgttTGAAATCAAATTCGAGAAGAACCACGAATCCTAGCAATCATAGCCCAAGCATGAATTCCAAAGAACCACg AGAATCAACTATTCTCACACGAACGATGCAATGCTGTGGTCTCAATGGTGGATTTTTTTTAGGCAGTATTCTTATCCTCGAAAATATACTGTTcccatgtttaaaatatttattaaccatTGTATTTGGCCACTCGCCAGGCATGGGCACGAGTCTTTGGTCATGGATAAAACCATTTTTGACACTGACGTTCGGTACATTTTGGATACTACCTCTTTTTGTGCTCAGTAGGGTAATAAACAGCTTCTGGTTCCAG GACATAGCGGATAGTGCATACAGGTTTAGACAAGGTCGGCCCCATCATTTGCCTAGTGTGAGCATACTTGTGGCTGATATGTTGGTCAGTGTACTAGTTCAGGTGTTGTTTCTGGCCCAGGGTATGATCGTATCAAATATACCGCTACCAATGGTAGGTGACGTCCTTGCTCTCATCCACATGTGCCTTCTTTACTCACTTTATTCTTTCGAGTATAAATGGTTCAATATGGGTTGGGAACTGCATAGGCGACTTACATTTATCGAAGGCAACTGGCCGTATTTTATTGGATTCGGCTTGCCTCTAGCACTACTCACTAACTATTTTGACTCAATCATGATGAG tggaTGTGTGTTTTCCATTCTATTCCCGCTGTTCATAATTAGCGGGAATGAAGCAGAGCCAGTGACTGGAGTTTG TGACTATCCTTTAAAACTATTTTCGCCTGTGATCGCAATCGCTAATACGCTTTTTACCAAAACAATGGGTCCAGCCAGGAGGCCGTGA